A stretch of DNA from Cellulomonas xiejunii:
GTGCTCGGCATCCTCACCGACCCGCACATGGTGGCACACCCGCCCGCGACCGTGAACCCGGACGGCGCGTCGGATGCCGTCCGCGCGCGTCGCGGTCGGCCTGCGACCCCGTCGACGACCTCGTGCGGTCGAACCTGTTCGACGACGACGAAGCCCGCACCCTCGCGGGGTGCGGGCTTCGTCGTGCGTGGCTGGCCCCGGCGGGCGCCCGACTCGCGTCAGACGGCCGACCGGGCCCGGATCACTTGAGGGTGATCGTCGCGCCGGCGCCCTCGAGGGCAGCCTTGGCCTTCTCGGCCGTCTCCTTGTTGACACCCTCCAGGACCGGCTTCGGCGCGCCGTCGACGAGGTCCTTGGCCTCCTTCAGGCCGAGGCTCGTGAGCGTGCGCACCTCCTTGATGACCTGGATCTTCTTGTCACCGGCGGCCTCGAGAACGACGTCGAACGAGTCCTTCTCCTCCTCGACCTCGGCCTCGGCGCCACCGCCGGCCGGGCCGGCGACCGCGACGGCGGCCGGGGCTGCAGCGGTGACCTCGAAGGTCTCCTCGAACGCCTTCACGAACTCGGACAGCTCGATGAGCGTGAGGTCCTTGAACGCGTCGATGAGCTCGTCGGTGGTGAGCTTCGCCATGGTGGCGGTTCCTTCCGTTCGGACCCGCCGTCCGGTGGTCGGGCGGCGGGAGATGCTGGGCTTGCTACGAGAGCGTGCGGCCGGAGCGTCGGGCTCAGGCTGCGGCGTCGGACTCCTCGCGCTTGACGCGCAGGGCCTCGACGGTGCGCACGGCCTGCGAGGCAGGAGCCGTGAACAGGTACGCGGCCTGGTAGAGCTTGGCCTTCATCGCGCCGGCCGCCTTGGCCAGCAGGACCTCGCGGGACTCGAGGTCCGCGAGCTTGGTGATGTCCGCAGCGGTCACGGGGCGGCCGTCGAGGACGCCCGCCTTGATGACCAGTGCGGGGTTCGCCTTGGCGAAGTCACGCAGTCCCTTGGCCGCCTCGACCGGGTCCCCGGTGACGAAGGCGATCGCCGACGGGCCCTCGAGCGCGTCGTCGAGGCCGTCGAAGCCGGCTTCCTTGGCCGCGATCGCGGTCAGCGTGTTCTTCACCACGGCGTAGTTCGCGTTGCCGCTGAGCGCCTTGCGCAGGGTCTTGAGCTGCGCGACGGTGAGCCCGCGGTACTCGGTCAGCACGGCCGCGTTCGAGCCGCGGAAGCGCTCCGTCAGCTCCGCGACAGCTGCAGCCTTGTCCGGCCTCGCCATGGCATTCCTTCCGGTGGTGGTGCCACCGGGCGTCTTTCCGTCGCTGCCGCGAAGACGACAAGAGCCCCGCGCAGGCGCGGGGCTCGGACAAGGACCACCACCCGGGCCGGGGCCACGAGCAGCACGATCACGTGCGACGAACTCTCACCTGCGCAGGCCCCCGCGTCATGCGGAGCTTCGGCCGGTCCGACGAGCGGACCGACGACCGGCGGTCTTGGGCTCGCCCACAGTACGACACACCCGGGTGTGGCTCCAAATCACGGGGAGCGCCGGCCGCACCGGACGGGCCCGGGCGTCACGCCGCGCCGTGCGCGCTGAACGTGCACCAGTTGACGAACCCGGCCGGGGTGTCACGGTCGATCTCGCCCCGCGCACCGTGCAGGGCCCTCGCCATCGTCTCCCCCGCCGCCAGCCGACGGTGCAGCGCGAGCATGAGGTCCACGACCTCGACGTCGGGCACGGCGGCGATGGACGCGACGACACCGGCGGTCCCCTGCGACAGCATCGCCGACACCAGGCCCAGCACCTCGTCGCCCGCGTACGCCACGTCCGCGCCGGAGTGGCAGGAGGCGAGCACGAGGCGGCGCGGGGCGACGCCCGCGCGGTGCAGCTCCTGCACCGTCACGGGACCGTCGGCGAGCAGGACCGAGGAGAACATCGGGTTGTCCGAGCGCAGGGACCCGTGGCACGCGAGGTGGGCGAGGTCGGCGTCCGCGACGGCCGAGACGACGTCCTGGGCCCGGCTCCGCCCGGAACCCAGTGCACGCACGTCAGGGTGCAGCGACCGCAGCGCCTCGACCTCGTCCTGCGCGCCCCGCAGATCGGGCCCCGCCACGAGCACGACGGGCAGGCCCGACCTCGCCGGGCGCTCGCACGTCCGCATCCAGGTGGCGGCCGAGGGCGCGAGAGCGACCGGGCCGTCGTGCAGCGCCGACCACGGGGCTCCGTGCAGCACGCCGACCGGCACGACGACGAGCTCGGCGTCGGGTGGCAGCGACAGCGGCTCGACGAGCAGCGCCCGCAGCCGTGCGATGCGCATGTCCGCGCTCCGACGGGAGGCTGCCGCCGCCGCCGCGCTGCTCGGCTCGACCATCCTGCGCAGCGCGAACACCAGCGCACGGAGGTGACCCGCCACCTCCGCCTCGACGTGTCCCAGCTCGACGACCCGCGCGCCGGCAGGACCCACGACCACCGCGACGAGGTCCCCTCCGTACCGGCCCAGCTCCACCAGGTGGCGCCCCTCCAGCGCGGACCGCACCGTCGAGAGCCCGGGGACCGCACGTGCCGGATGCCGTGGCTCCACGTCGTCGAGCCACGCGGAACGCCGAGCGTGAGCAGCTCCCTCGTCGTCCGCGACGATCACGGAGCGCTGCCGGACGACGGGCCGGACGTCCTCCGGCGGCGTCGCGCCGTCGGGAACGTCGGGGTCCCGGGACGGGACGGCGAACGCCGACCCGACCGACCCGGGCGCGTCCGACGCCCCCTCGGGGTTACCCACCGCGACCCCGACGCGGTCGTCCGGCACGGCCAGCCCGAGGGCAGCGGCCCGCGTCTGCTCCATCCACCGCAGGACGGCCGCCGGGGACCCACCGCGGACGACGACCTCGAGCCCGAGCTCCCCCAGCTCGGCTCCGTGCCCCGACGCGAGCGCACGCAGCTCCATCGTCGGCAGCGCGGCACGGTGGCGCGCGAGGTCCCGCAGCCCGGCTCGGCACTGGGCGAGCACCCTGTCGTCAGCCCGCGCGAGCCGGGCGGCCATGGCCGCCGCCACCCGGCCTCGCAGCCGCACCGACAACGGCCCGCCGCGCGCGAGGTCGGCTGCTGCGGCGAACCTCGCCGCGGCACGCCGACGCGCCCCGACCGCGACGGCGATCCGGCCCCCGACGAGGTGGGCCTCCGCGGCGGCTGCCAGCTCGCCCGAGGCAGCCAGCCGGATCGCCGCCCGCTGCACGGACGCGAGCTCGGGGACGCCTGCGCGCTCCGACCGGGCCAGCGCCTGCGCCGTGACGAGGACCGCGCGGTCGTGCGCACCGGGGCGTCGTTGCCGACGGGCACCGTCCCGCGCGGCCGCCGCGTGCTCGGCCGCGTGCTCCGCGTCACCGGAGAGCAGCAGGGTCTCGGCCAGCGAGATCCGCGCGTCGACCTCGACCAGGCCGTCACCGGCGCGTGCGAGCTCGTCGAGCGCCCGGCGGCCCGCGACCGCCGCCTCCGGGAGCAGTCGGAGCTCGCGCATCGTGTCGGCGTACTCGAGGTAGTACTCCCCGGACGACTGGCCGGCCCGCTGGGACGCGGCGGCGGCCGCCTCGAGGTCACGCAGCCCTTCGGCGAGCCGCCCGGTGTGGACCTTGATGAGGGCCCGCGTGAGGTACGGCCAGGACCGCAGCGCCGGCCCCAGCCGCGCGGCTCCGTCAACCGCGAGCTGCGCCCAGTGGAGCGCCTCGACGTACGACGTGCGGGCGACGAGCACCAGCGCCAGGTTGTTCGCAGCACGCACCAGGTCCGGGCTGTCCGCGGCGACGTCGCGTGCCACGGCTCGATAACGTGCCTCGGCCCGGGCGAGCCGCCCGGCGTTGTGGTCCATGACGGCGAGCTGCAGATGCAGGCGGGCACGGAGCCCGTCCACCCGCGGGTCGTCCGCACCGTGCTGCTCGACCACCGCGAGGGCGGCCATGGCGTCGGACCGCGCCTGCGCGGTCCGACCGAGCTCCAGGCGGGCCACCGAGCGGCTGGCCAGCACCCAGGCGCCGACTGCGGCGAGGCCTGCGCGGCGCGCGACGCGTGCCGCCTCACCGAGCAGCCGCTCGGCGGACTCCGGGTCCCCGTCGTGACGGTGCAGCACGGCGACCGCACGCAGTCCCCAGGCGAGCGCCTCCGGCTCGCCCAGCGTCCGGGCCGCCGCCACGACGCGCACGGCGTCCGACCGAGCCCCGGCCGGGTCGGTGTCCAGTGCGGTCCGCAGGGCACGCGCCTCGCGGAGGAGGTCGGCGCGGGCGCCGCCCGGGGCGGTGTCGCGGGACATCTCGGGCAGCACTCTCGGATCCTAGGCTCCGCGGTGTATCACGAGCGCCCTCCGCCCACTCTGCAGGGGAACGGCACCCGATGACGAGGAGCAGAGACGTGACGCGATTCCCCGGCCGAGGTCCCGGTCGACCGTTCGGCGACGACTACGACACCCGGCTGACCGCGGGCCACGAGCAGCCTCGCGTGGCGGCCTTCGCCGCACGCGCCCAGCCCCGGCCCGCCGCGGGCTACCTGGAGCGGCTGCGCCCCGACCTCTCCCCCGGCGCGGAGGCCGAGGACGTCCTGGCGCGGCGCGACGCCGTCCTGACCCGTCTCCAGGACGGCTGGTCGACCCGCGGGGAGGAGCTCGACGTCGTGCGCAACCGGCACGGCTCCGACGTGCTCCCCATCGTCGGTGAGGTCCTGCTCCCTCCGTCGACGTGGGAGGACGTCCGTGCGGAGGCCGAGGCAGCAGGGCTCGAGCGCGTCGACCTCGGTCATCCCGAGCTCGAGGGCCGGGTCGTCAGGCTTCGCGCCCGTGACCCTCGGCGGGCACGCCGCCTCACCGGACTCATCAGCTCGCTGCGGTCCCGCGGGCACGCCGTGGCCCCGTCGTACGTGACGCCGCTGGGCGGGCGACCCATCATGAAGCCGACGTCCGGCGCCTTCGCACCGCGCGTCGCGACGTTCGACCAGTACGAGCAGTCCGGCCCGCGGTACGGCCAGGGCGTGGTGGTCGCGGTCATCGACACGGGTGTCACCGCCGAGGAACGCACCGACGGCTGGCTCGCGCGCGTCCGGCGCACCGCGGTGGACGACGCCGCGACGCACGGCGACGAGTCCAACGTCGACCCGCTCGACGCGGAGCCTCGCGACGGCTACCTCGACGTGTACGCGGGCCACGGCACGTTCGTCGCCGGCATCGTCGCCCAGGTCGCGCCGGGAGCCGAGATCCGCGCCTACAGGGCCGTCGGTCCCGGCGGCGCGGGCAGCGAGCTGGACGTCGCCTGCGCGCTCGTGCGCGCGGTCCGGGACGGTGCGCACGTCGTCAACCTCTCGCTCGGCACGCAGACGTTGTTCGACGAGCCGTCGTTGCCGCTGGCCGCGGCCCTCGACGTGGTCCGCGAGATCGAGGACGAGCGTGGCTGGGCCAGCGTGATCGTGTCCTCCGCCGGGAACTACGGGGACGACACCCCCACCTGGCCGGCCGCGTTCGGGCGCGTCGTCGCCGTGGGAGGGCTGACCGCCGACCTGCGCCCCACCACCTGGTCGAGCTCGGGGGCGTGGGTGGACTTCTCGACGGTGGCCGAGGGTGTCCTGTCCACGTTCGTGCACGGCAGCCAGAACCCCGCATTCAGCGCCGACCCGCACGAGTTCGGGCCGAACTCCTTCGCCCACTGGGTCGGCACGTCGTTCGCCGCGCCGCAGGTGTCGGGGTCGATCGCCCGCACCATGACCGAGCTCGGCGTCCCCGGCCCGCAGGCCGTCCACGCGCTCCTCGCCGCCGGCAAGCCCGTCGCGGGCTTCGGCAAGGCCCTGCAGATCCTGCCGGGAGCCTGACGTGCTGGGCACATGCCTCGTCGAGCGTCATGATGGCCTTCGGGACGAACCCGACAGGCGAAGGAGCCGCGCCGTGAGAAGCCGAGAGCAGCTGGGCGGACCGTACGGTGAACGCACCGCGACGCAGCTCGTGGCGGGCGCCCTCCACGGTGACGACGGCTCGTGGTCGGAGATCGTCCGGCGGCACACCAACCTCGTGATGGCGCGAGTGCGGCAGTTCCGGCTCACGCCGCAGCAGGCGGAGGACGTCGCGCAGACCGTGTGGCTCAATCTGCTGGAGCACCTCGGCGACCTGCGCGAGCCGGAGGCGCTGCCCGGCTGGATCTCGACCGCGACGCGTCACGAGTGCATCCGCATGACGAACCTGTCCCGACGCTCGATCCCCGTCGACCCGACGACCGGCCGCCTCGACGCCCAGGACGACGTCGAGCTGGACCGCGAGCTGCTGCGCAGCGAGCGCCACGCGGCACTCCGCGCGGCGCTGGCCGAGCTGCCACCGCACCAGCGCGAGCTGCTGCTCCTGCTCTCGACCGACCCTCCCCCGAGCTACCAGGAGGTGTCCGCGCGGCTGGGCATCCCCGTCGGGTCCATCGGCCCCACCCGCCAGCGCGGGCTGGCCCGGCTCCGTCAGACGGAGGCCATCCGCACCTATCTCGCGACGCCCTCCGGCGCCGTGCTCGGCGAAGGAGGCCGCGATGTCCTGGCACTCGGATGACGTGAGCCTGCCCCAGCCCCGCCCCGCCGACCGGTGGGAGGACGACGACGCGCTCGCCGCGGACCTGGTCGAGGCGCTCCGCGAGGAGGAGGCGGTGCAGCGGGTCGCCGCGGCGGCGTCGACGGCGTTCGGCGCCCACCGCGGGATGCTCGCGCTGCGCGAGGAGCTGGCGGCCGACCTCCTGCTGCTCTCGCTCGTGCACGACTCGTGCGCCGTCGGCGAGCTCACGGGCGTCCGTGACCGCAGCGGCCAGCCGTCGCGGACCCTCGTCTTCGAGGGCGAGGGCGTCGGGGTCGAGGTCGAGGTGACCGACGGCGCGATCGAGGGTCAGCTGATCCCGGCCCGACCAGGACGCGTCGTGCTGCGCCGACCCGACGGCGATCTCGCCGCGGTCGACACCGACGAGGTGGGCTACTTCCGCCTCGTGGCCCGTCCAGAAGGACCTGTGCGCCTGGTCTGCGAGACGACGGACGGCACGTGCGTGACCGAGTGGCTGCCCTGGTGAGGGGCTGACGGCGCGGGAGACCTCCCGGCGCGAGGACGGGGCCCGGCCCGCAGGGGGGACCGGGCCTCGTCCGCGTCCGGCGGAACCCGCCGGGGACGCACGACGGCCCGGCACCCTCGCGGGTGCCGGGCCGTCGTCACGCGGTGGAGCGACCGTCAGGCCGCCTCCTCCTCCGTGAGGTTGCGCGTCTTGCTCTGGTCCAGCGGGATGCCGGGGCCGTTCGTGGTCGACAGCGTCGCCTTGGCGATGTAGCGACCCTTCGACGACGCGGGCTTCAGACGCAGGATCTCGTCGAGCGCGGCGGCGTAGTTCTCCACCAGCTGGGTCTCCGAGAAGGACACCTTGCCGATGATGAAGTGCAGGTTCGCGTGCCGGTCGACACGGAACTCGATCTTGCCGCCCTTGATGTCGGACACGGCCTTGGCCACGTCCATCGTCACGGTGCCCGTCTTCGGGTTCGGCATGAGGCCACGCGGGCCCAGGACCTTGCCCAGTCGACCGACCTTGCCCATGAGGTCAGGGGTGGCCACGGCGGCGTCGAAGTCCGTCCAGCCGGCCGCGACCTTGGCGATGAGGTCGTCGCCGCCGACCTCGTCGGCGCCGGCGGCGCGGGCCTGCTCGGCACGGTCGCCGTTGGCGAACACGATGACGCGGGCCGTCTTGCCGGTGCCGTGCGGCAGGTTCACCGTGCCACGGACCATCTGGTCGGCCTTGCGGGGGTCGACACCGAGACGGAAGGCGACCTCGACGGTCGAGTCGTACTTGGTGGTCGCCGTCTCCTTGGCGAGGCGCACTGCCTCGAGGGGCGCGTAGATCCGCTCCGGGTCGATCTTCTCGACGGCGGCGCGGTACGCCTTGCTGTGCTTGGGCATCTGCCTGTTCTCCTTGTGTCAGCAGTTGTGGTCATGCGGGCCGCACACGGGCCCTGCCACCTGCCGGTGAGCGCGGGTCGCGCTCACCGACGCGTCGTGCGTGCCGAGCGGAAGCTCAGCCCTCGACCTTGATCCCCATCGACCGGGCGGTGCCGGTGATGATCTTCTCGGCCGACGCGAGGTCGTTCGCGTTGAGGTCCTCGAGCTTGGTGCTGGCGATCTCGCGGACCTGGTCCGCCGTCAGCGAGCCCACCTTGACGGTGTGCGGCGTGGGCGAGCCCTTGGCCACACCCGCGGCCTTCTTGATCAGCTCGGCGGCCGGCGGCGTCTTCGTGATGAAGGTGAACGAGCGGTCCTCGTACACCGTGATCTCGACGGGGATGACGTTGCCGCGCTGCGACTCGGTCGCCGCGTTGTACGCCTTGCAGAACTCCATGATGTTGACGCCGTGCTGACCCAGCGCGGGGCCGATCGGCGGCGCGGGGGTCGCGGCACCGGCGTTGATCTGGAGCTTGATGAGGCCGGTGACCTTCTTCTTCGGGGGCATGATGCCTTCCGTTCTTCTCGTGGGCCGACGCCGTGGGCGATGACCCGGTTGCAGGGCCCCGCGGCGCGGGGCGGTCAGCAGGTCAGATCTTCGAGACCTGGCTGAAGGACAGCTCGACCGGGGTCTCCCGGCCGAAGAGCGAGACGAGGACCTTGAGCTTCTGGTTCTCGGGGTTGATCTCGGAGATCGTGGCGGGCAGCGTGTCGAACGGCCCGCCGTCGGTGACGGTGACCGACTCGCCGACCGTGAAGTCGACCTCGACCTGCTTGCTCGACGCCTTGGCGGCCTGCTGCGCGGGCGTCTTCGCCTCGATCGTCGGGGCCAGCATCGAGAAGACCTCGTCGAGCGTCAGCGGCACGGGCTGGTGCGTGTGGCCGACGAACCCGGTGACGCCCGGCGTGTGGCGCACGGCGCCCCACGACTCGTCGGTGAGGTCCATGCGGACCAGGACGTAGCCGGGGATCCGCACGCGCTTGACGACCTTGCGCTGCGCGTTCTTGATCTCCACGACCTCCTCCATGGGGACCTCCACCTGGTGGATGTAGTCCTCCATGTTCAGGCTCTGCGTGCGCGACTCGAGGTTCACCTTCACGCGGTTCTCGTAGCCCGCGTAGGAGTGGATGACGAACCAGTCACCAGGCATCCGGCGCAGCTGCGCCTTGAACGCGGCGACCGGGTCCTCGTCGGGATCGACCTCGTCCGCTTCGGAGGCGCCGTCGGCGTCCACATCTGCGGGCGCGTCGTCGTCGACGGGGGCGTCGTCCGCCTCGACGTCGTCCGCGTCGGTGGCGGCCGTGTCGTCGACCTCGTCACCCGCGCTCGCCTCGACGGCCTCGACCGACGCCAGGGCGTCCGCGAGCTCGGCCTCGGCGCCCGACGTGGGCTCCTGCGACTCCTGCGACACGTGCAACCTGCTTTCTCCGTTGTGGACCGGCGCGCGCCGGTGGTTGCGCGGCTCGACCCGCGCGGGTGGGGTGACGCGACGGCGTCAGCCGGCGTGCGTCACCCGAAGACCCAGAACGCCAGCTTGCCGATCCCCAGGTCGATCACCGTCACGAACAGCATGACGACCGTGACGAACACGAGCACGACGCTGGTGTAGGTGACCAGCTCCTGCCGGGTCGGACGGACGACCTTCTTGAGCTCGGCCACGACCTGGCGCACGAAGAGCGCGATGCGCGCGAACAGCCCGCGCTTCTCCTCGCCGCGTCGCGGAGCACGCTCGCTCCTGCTGACGTGCGAGCCCTCGGCGTCGGACGCCGCGGCGGCAGCGGTATCGCTCACGTCTGGCCCCTGTCTCGTCATCGGTGCGGCACCCGGGGTGGGTGCCGTGTGTCGAGGACGCCCGGACTGACCGACGCGACGCGCCGGACCGACCGGCGGTCCTGCTCACGACGCCGACCCGGACCTCGGGATGCCCCGAGGCCGAGCCGGTCCGCGTGCGCAGGGCAGACAGGACTCGAACCTGCAACCTGCGGTTTTGGAGACCGCTGCGCTACCAATTGCGCCACTGCCCTACGACGGCCGGGTCGTCATGACCTCAGCACCACCGCCGGACCGGGCTCGATTCCTCTGAGCTCGACCTGAAGGCGTGCTTCATCATGACGGACGTCAACCGCCGGTGGATCACTGTACGCGACGCGGGGCCGTACGGTCGAACCCGCTCGGACCCAGTTCCTGTCCGGCCCTGGTACCGGCCGCGTACCACGTCGTGATATGCCGTCGCCCCGCACCCGTGCCCCTCTGCGAGGATGTCCGCGTGACCGAGCACAGCGCCCCGACGACGACGTCCACCCGCGCCCGGGTCTCCGCCCGGGTCGCCGCGATCGCGGAGTCCGCGACCCTCGCGGTCGACGCGAAGGCGAAGGCGCTCAAGGCGGCAGGCCGACCGGTGATCGGCTTCGGCGCCGGCGAGCCCGACTTCCCGACGCCGGACTACATCGTCGAGGCCGCCGTCCGGGCCGCGCAGGACCCGGTCAACCACCGCTACTCCCCCGCCGCGGGCCTGCCCGTGCTGCGCGAGGCCATCGCCGCCAAGACGCTGCGGGACTCGGGGTACGAGGTCAAGGCGTCGGACGTGCTCGTCACGAACGGCGGCAAGCAGGCCGTCTTCCAGGCCTTCGCCGCGATCCTGGACCCGGGCGACGAGGTCCTGCTGCCCGCGCCCTACTGGACGACGTACCCCGAGGCCATCCGCCTGACGGGCGCCGAGCCGGTCGAGGTGTTCGCGGGCGTCGACCAGGGGTACCTGGTGACGGTCGAGCAGCTGGAGGCCGCACGCACGCCCCGCACCAAGGCGCTGCTGTTCAACTCCCCGTCCAACCCCACGGGCGCGGTGTACTCCCCCGAGCAGACCGAGGAGATCGGCCGCTGGGCGCTGGAGCACGGCATCTGGGTCGTCACCGACGAGATCTACGAGCACCTGACCTACGACGACGCCGTGTTCACGCCGATCGTGCGCGTCGTGCCCGAGCTCGCCGACACCACGATCGTGCTCAACGGCGTCGCGAAGACCTACGCGATGACCGGGTGGCGCGTCGGCTGGATGATCGCCCCGACCGACGTCATCAAGGCCGCGACCAACCTGCAGTCGCACCTGACGTCGAACGTCGCCAACGTCTCGCAGCGCGCGGCCGTGGCGGCGCTGACCGGTGACCTGTCCGCCGTGGACGCGATGCGCACCGCGTTCGACCGCCGTCGTCGCACCATGGTCGGGATGCTCGAGCAGATCGACGGCGTGCGCTGCCCCGCGCCGCAGGGCGCGTTCTACGCCTACCCCTCCGTCGAGGGGGTCCTGGGCCGCACCATCCGCGGCGTCACGCCGACGACGTCGGCCGAGCTCGCGTCGCTGATCCTCGACGAGGTCGAGGTCGCCGTCGTGCCCGGTGAGGCGTTCGGTCCCAGCGGCTACGTGCGGCTGTCGTACGCGTTGGGCGACGACGACCTGGCCGAGGGCGTCGGCCGCATCCAGGCACTGCTCGGCGAGGCCGTCTGACCTCCTGACGGCCCCGTGTCCACCGGTCGGTGGACACGGGAGACCGTCGTGCGGTCGTGGCCTCGCGGTGGGTCGGCACGACAGGCTGGTGGCATGGCGACCACGAACGCCCCCGCCGTGCTGGTCGAGGGGCTCCACAAGCGGTACGGCGACAAGCGCGCCGTGGACGGCCTGGACCTGCGCGTCGAGCACGGTGAGATCGTCGCGGTCCTGGGCCCCAACGGCGCCGGGAAGACGACGACCGTCGAGACCCTCGAGGGGTTCCGCCGCGCCGACGCCGGGCACGTGCGCGTGCTCGGCGAGGACCCCGCCCGTGGCGACCGGGCGTGGCGTGCACGTCTCGGCGTCGTGCTGCAGGACAACCAGGACCTCGCCGAGGTCACGGTCGCCGAGATCGTGCGGCACGTCGCCGGCTTCTACCCCGCGCCGCGGGACCCGGAGACCGTCATCGAGGAGGTCGGCCTCCGCGAGAAGCGGTCGGCCCGCGTCCGCGCGCTCTCCGGCGGACAGCGCCGCCGTCTCGACGTCGCCCTCGGGATCGTCGGCGACCCCGAGCTGCTGTTCCTCGACGAGCCGACCACCGGCTTCGACCCGCAGGCGCGGCACGCGTTCTGGGACCTCGTCGAGGGCCTGCGTGACGAGGGCACGACCATCCTGCTGACCACGCACTACCTCGAGGAGGCCGAGCGCCTCGCCGACCGCGTGGTCGTCGTCGCGCACGGACGGGTCCTGGCGGACGGTGCGCCGGCGGACCTGGGCGGGCGGCAGGCACGACGCGCACGCGTGCGCTGGACGGTCGACGGCGTCGGCCACGAGGAGGCCACGGACACCCCGACGGCGCTCGTCGCGCGGTTGGCCGCGCAGGTCGGCCACCCCGACGGGGAGGTGCCGGGCCTGCAGGTCCTACGCCCGACCCTCGAGGACGTGTACCTCGGGCTGATCGGCGAGGCTGCGGCGGACGTCGCCACGGACGACACCCCCGAGGAGACGGCGCGATGAGCGCGACGGCCCCGCGCTCGTCCCGTCCGCTGCCCGGGCTGGCGCGCCTCGCGTTGTCACGCACGGTCTTCGAGGTCCGCGTGTTCTTCCGCGAGCGGGACGCGGTGGTGTTCGTGTTCGCCTACCCGATCCTCATGCTCGCGATCTTCGCCACGGTGTTCGGCTCCGACGAGGAGCTGGCTCCGGGCACCGGGGTCTACTTCCCGCAGTACTTCCTTCCCGGGATGGTCGCCACCGGCGTCATGCTGTCGAGCTTCCAGAACCTCGCGATCGCGATCGCGGCCGAGCGTGACGACGGCACCCTCAAGCGCCTGCGGTCGACCCCCCTGCCCGCCACGGCGTACTTCCTCGGCAAGACCGGGCAGGTGCTCTGCACCGCCGCCGTGCAGACGGCGCTGCTGCTCGCCGTCGCCGCGCTGGCGTTCGACGTGCCGCTGCCGACGGACCCGCAACGCTGGCTGACCTTCGCGTGGGTCTTCGTGCTCGGCACCGCCACGGGCTCGGTGTGCGGGGTGGCGTTCTCGTCGGTGCCGCGCACCGGGCGGTCGGCCAGCCCGGTGGTGATCCCCGTGGTCCTGGTCCTGCAGTTCGTGTCCGGCGTGTTCTTCCAGTTCAACGAGCTGCCCACGTGGATGCAACAGGCCGCCTCGGTGTTCCCGCTGAAGTGGATGGCCCAGGGCATGCGCTCGGTGTTCCTGCCCGACGAGCTCGCGGTGATCGAGCCCGCGGGGTCCTGGCAGCACGGTGCGACGGCCGCGGTGCTCGTCGCCTGGCTCGTCGTCGGGCTGGTCGTGGGGGTGCGGACGTTCCGCTGGCGGCGTCGGGACGACGGGTGACGCACGCCCGCTCGCCGGCCGCGCTCGTGGCAGAGTCGCCGGCATGAGCCCTGCCGACGCGCGTCCCGTGACGCCGACCGTGGACCGGCGCGGGTTCTGGCTGCGGACGCTGCTGATGTACGACCTGGTCTTCGTCGGGATGACGGCGGTGTACCTGCTGGCGGTCCTCACCCAGGCGACGAGCCTGGCCGACGGCGCGGTCCCGCTGACCACGATGAGCGTGCTGGCGC
This window harbors:
- the rplK gene encoding 50S ribosomal protein L11; translation: MPPKKKVTGLIKLQINAGAATPAPPIGPALGQHGVNIMEFCKAYNAATESQRGNVIPVEITVYEDRSFTFITKTPPAAELIKKAAGVAKGSPTPHTVKVGSLTADQVREIASTKLEDLNANDLASAEKIITGTARSMGIKVEG
- the nusG gene encoding transcription termination/antitermination protein NusG, with amino-acid sequence MSQESQEPTSGAEAELADALASVEAVEASAGDEVDDTAATDADDVEADDAPVDDDAPADVDADGASEADEVDPDEDPVAAFKAQLRRMPGDWFVIHSYAGYENRVKVNLESRTQSLNMEDYIHQVEVPMEEVVEIKNAQRKVVKRVRIPGYVLVRMDLTDESWGAVRHTPGVTGFVGHTHQPVPLTLDEVFSMLAPTIEAKTPAQQAAKASSKQVEVDFTVGESVTVTDGGPFDTLPATISEINPENQKLKVLVSLFGRETPVELSFSQVSKI
- the secE gene encoding preprotein translocase subunit SecE, with the translated sequence MSDTAAAAASDAEGSHVSRSERAPRRGEEKRGLFARIALFVRQVVAELKKVVRPTRQELVTYTSVVLVFVTVVMLFVTVIDLGIGKLAFWVFG
- a CDS encoding ABC transporter ATP-binding protein, encoding MATTNAPAVLVEGLHKRYGDKRAVDGLDLRVEHGEIVAVLGPNGAGKTTTVETLEGFRRADAGHVRVLGEDPARGDRAWRARLGVVLQDNQDLAEVTVAEIVRHVAGFYPAPRDPETVIEEVGLREKRSARVRALSGGQRRRLDVALGIVGDPELLFLDEPTTGFDPQARHAFWDLVEGLRDEGTTILLTTHYLEEAERLADRVVVVAHGRVLADGAPADLGGRQARRARVRWTVDGVGHEEATDTPTALVARLAAQVGHPDGEVPGLQVLRPTLEDVYLGLIGEAAADVATDDTPEETAR
- a CDS encoding ABC transporter permease, with the translated sequence MSATAPRSSRPLPGLARLALSRTVFEVRVFFRERDAVVFVFAYPILMLAIFATVFGSDEELAPGTGVYFPQYFLPGMVATGVMLSSFQNLAIAIAAERDDGTLKRLRSTPLPATAYFLGKTGQVLCTAAVQTALLLAVAALAFDVPLPTDPQRWLTFAWVFVLGTATGSVCGVAFSSVPRTGRSASPVVIPVVLVLQFVSGVFFQFNELPTWMQQAASVFPLKWMAQGMRSVFLPDELAVIEPAGSWQHGATAAVLVAWLVVGLVVGVRTFRWRRRDDG
- a CDS encoding pyridoxal phosphate-dependent aminotransferase, with the protein product MTEHSAPTTTSTRARVSARVAAIAESATLAVDAKAKALKAAGRPVIGFGAGEPDFPTPDYIVEAAVRAAQDPVNHRYSPAAGLPVLREAIAAKTLRDSGYEVKASDVLVTNGGKQAVFQAFAAILDPGDEVLLPAPYWTTYPEAIRLTGAEPVEVFAGVDQGYLVTVEQLEAARTPRTKALLFNSPSNPTGAVYSPEQTEEIGRWALEHGIWVVTDEIYEHLTYDDAVFTPIVRVVPELADTTIVLNGVAKTYAMTGWRVGWMIAPTDVIKAATNLQSHLTSNVANVSQRAAVAALTGDLSAVDAMRTAFDRRRRTMVGMLEQIDGVRCPAPQGAFYAYPSVEGVLGRTIRGVTPTTSAELASLILDEVEVAVVPGEAFGPSGYVRLSYALGDDDLAEGVGRIQALLGEAV